In Flavobacteriales bacterium, the following are encoded in one genomic region:
- a CDS encoding class I SAM-dependent methyltransferase → MYEKVKKIAKQLIPKQFIKKHEDKLRGLVALSYRGNNVTCTVCDQSFSKFIQLDNNDLLCPNCGSLPRTRRLVELLECETNLDRKKVLHFSPPKGLRRKLNSLEIGSYITTDYEGEFDADKRLNIEAIEEADQQYDIIICYHVLEHIIKDEQAMGELYRILKPNGVCFIQTPFKTGEIYEDYTITSKAGRLEHFGQDDHVRIYSVEGLKGRLVQQGFMVEVLAFEEPQEHKKGLVTEVVLKAIKK, encoded by the coding sequence GTGTACGAAAAGGTAAAAAAAATAGCAAAGCAGCTTATCCCTAAACAGTTCATCAAAAAACATGAAGATAAATTGAGAGGGCTTGTGGCTTTATCCTACAGAGGTAATAACGTTACTTGTACTGTTTGTGATCAAAGTTTTTCAAAGTTTATTCAATTAGATAACAATGACCTGCTTTGTCCCAATTGTGGATCGTTGCCACGTACTAGAAGATTAGTAGAATTGCTGGAGTGTGAAACGAACTTAGATAGGAAGAAAGTCTTACACTTTTCTCCTCCAAAAGGGCTTCGACGAAAGTTAAATAGCCTTGAAATAGGAAGCTATATTACTACTGATTATGAAGGAGAGTTTGATGCTGATAAACGATTAAATATTGAAGCAATCGAAGAAGCTGATCAACAATATGACATCATTATTTGTTATCATGTTTTGGAACATATCATTAAAGATGAACAGGCAATGGGGGAGTTGTATCGCATCTTAAAACCCAATGGGGTATGTTTTATTCAAACCCCATTTAAAACGGGAGAGATCTACGAAGATTACACGATTACAAGCAAAGCCGGAAGGTTGGAACACTTTGGTCAAGATGATCATGTAAGAATTTATTCTGTTGAGGGCTTAAAAGGGCGATTAGTACAACAAGGCTTTATGGTTGAGGTGCTAGCTTTTGAAGAACCTCAGGAGCATAAAAAAGGATTGGTTACAGAAGTTGTGCTCAAAGCGATAAAAAAATAA
- a CDS encoding sigma-54 dependent transcriptional regulator, with protein MEKILVIDDERPIRSTLKEILEFENFKVDTAEDGKQGLEMILANKYDLILSDIKMPKMDGMEVLDALIEKGIEAPVVMISGHGNVETAVEAIKKGAYDFIQKPLDLNRTLVTLRNALDRKEIVKEVKKLKRKVSKGKITEIIGESAPVLDIKQMINKVATTDARVFITGGNGAGKELVARQLHEKSERSKMPFIEVNCAAIPSELIESELFGHEKGAFTSAHKQRKGKFELADGGTLFLDEIGDMSMPAQAKVLRALQEHKITRVGGDKEIKVNVRVLAATNKDLRKEIEEGNFREDLYHRLNVIPIHVPSLNERRDDIPLLVNHFLGMICEDQGVGLKTVSADGMVALQDVNWTGNIRELRNVIERLVILCDDEITGADVNRYANPK; from the coding sequence ATGGAGAAAATATTAGTAATAGATGACGAAAGACCAATTAGAAGTACACTAAAAGAAATTTTAGAGTTTGAAAACTTTAAGGTAGATACAGCAGAAGATGGTAAGCAAGGTCTTGAAATGATCTTAGCTAATAAATATGATTTAATTCTAAGTGATATTAAAATGCCTAAAATGGACGGAATGGAAGTTTTAGATGCATTAATCGAGAAAGGGATTGAAGCTCCTGTGGTCATGATTAGTGGACATGGTAATGTAGAGACAGCAGTTGAGGCAATCAAAAAAGGAGCTTATGATTTTATTCAAAAGCCATTGGACCTAAACCGTACTTTGGTAACCTTAAGAAACGCTTTAGATCGCAAAGAAATCGTAAAAGAGGTAAAAAAGCTAAAGCGTAAGGTTAGTAAAGGAAAAATCACCGAAATTATTGGTGAATCGGCTCCTGTTTTAGATATTAAACAAATGATTAATAAGGTTGCTACCACTGATGCTCGTGTATTTATTACAGGTGGAAATGGTGCTGGAAAAGAATTAGTAGCCCGTCAGTTGCATGAAAAAAGTGAGCGTTCGAAAATGCCATTCATCGAAGTGAACTGTGCTGCAATCCCCTCAGAGTTAATAGAAAGTGAATTGTTTGGGCATGAAAAAGGAGCATTTACATCAGCTCATAAACAACGAAAAGGGAAGTTCGAGTTAGCAGATGGAGGAACGTTATTCTTGGATGAGATAGGAGACATGAGTATGCCAGCTCAAGCCAAAGTGTTGAGAGCCTTACAAGAGCATAAAATCACACGAGTTGGGGGAGATAAGGAAATTAAAGTAAATGTGCGTGTATTGGCTGCAACGAATAAAGATTTACGAAAAGAAATAGAAGAGGGAAATTTTAGAGAGGATTTATATCATCGTTTAAATGTAATTCCAATTCATGTACCGTCTTTGAATGAAAGAAGAGATGATATTCCTTTGTTAGTGAATCATTTTTTAGGAATGATTTGTGAAGACCAAGGTGTGGGACTTAAAACTGTTTCAGCAGATGGTATGGTTGCACTCCAAGATGTTAATTGGACAGGGAACATTAGAGAGCTAAGAAACGTAATAGAGCGTTTGGTTATTTTATGTGATGACGAAATTACGGGGGCTGATGTCAATCGATACGCTAATCCTAAATAA
- a CDS encoding glycosyltransferase, which yields MLSICIPIYNFDVTELVHALSNQLKKVEEAVDIVLIDDCSEQKYKLLNQKISGSHSYIELAENVGRAKIRNLFLNYTTANYLLFLDCDSKIVSDNFIQNYVDSIRMNKDAVVFCGGRVYPSKAPAKAQLLSWKYGIRRESKPYEERQKNPYQSFMTNNFLVERTVLSAIPFDERLTQYGHEDTLFGYYLKLYSKAIIHLDNPILNGDIEENEVYLRKTKLAIENLVVILKNIEHQERFIEDVKLLSFYSQLKKKGGIKLVAFMAPIANNLFKIFLSQGKVNLFLFNIYKLNYLHFSINKKG from the coding sequence ATGCTTTCAATTTGTATTCCGATATATAATTTTGATGTTACTGAATTAGTTCATGCACTTTCTAATCAACTAAAAAAAGTAGAGGAAGCTGTAGATATTGTATTGATAGATGATTGCTCTGAACAGAAGTATAAATTACTTAACCAAAAAATAAGTGGATCACATAGCTATATCGAGTTAGCAGAAAACGTTGGTCGGGCGAAAATTAGAAATTTGTTTTTAAATTATACAACTGCCAATTATCTACTGTTTTTGGATTGTGACTCTAAAATTGTTTCCGATAACTTTATACAAAACTATGTTGATTCAATTCGAATGAATAAGGATGCAGTTGTTTTTTGTGGAGGAAGAGTTTATCCCTCAAAAGCACCTGCAAAAGCTCAATTACTAAGTTGGAAGTATGGGATAAGGAGAGAGAGTAAACCATACGAAGAACGTCAAAAAAATCCTTATCAATCATTTATGACCAATAATTTTTTGGTAGAAAGGACGGTGCTTTCTGCTATTCCATTTGATGAGCGCTTAACGCAGTATGGGCATGAGGATACGCTTTTTGGCTATTATTTAAAACTGTATTCAAAAGCGATTATTCATCTGGATAACCCTATTTTGAATGGAGATATAGAAGAAAATGAAGTGTATTTGAGAAAAACGAAGTTAGCAATAGAAAATTTGGTGGTGATTTTAAAAAACATAGAGCACCAAGAACGTTTTATAGAAGATGTAAAACTATTATCTTTCTATTCTCAATTAAAGAAAAAAGGGGGAATAAAATTAGTGGCTTTTATGGCTCCAATTGCCAATAATTTATTTAAAATATTCCTAAGTCAAGGTAAAGTCAACTTATTCTTGTTTAATATTTATAAGTTGAATTATTTACATTTTTCGATCAATAAAAAAGGCTAA
- a CDS encoding ABC transporter permease produces the protein MGNTKKGSIYAQSWSKLKKDKAAMLGLFAIILAIFVSILGGNIRPDSSPYANDGIASIARLETGSTVKLLTIKKNKHVKEANFFTQLFFGGQEPTHSAIPIVDYRFKNDEIIVSLFSSNSSTSHTERYHIADVYYAIDKQQSPTFTSANTIQYTTIDQELRSIAVEELQNKIATENIIDKTFWLGTDVQGRDLLSRTMAGTIVSLSVGLISVIISLIIGVVLGALAGYYRGWIDDFIMWLINIVWSIPTLLLIISVTLLLGKGFTTVFFAVGLTMWVELARVVRGQILSIREKEYIEAGKALGFSNYRIITRHIFPNIIGSIIVISASNFAAAILIEAGLSFLGIGAQIPMVSWGTMIEQHKSFITHPDMAYLALIPGISIICLVFAFMLLGNGLRDSFDTRVD, from the coding sequence ATGGGTAACACTAAAAAAGGTTCAATATATGCTCAGTCTTGGAGCAAATTAAAAAAAGATAAAGCAGCTATGCTTGGTCTCTTTGCAATTATATTAGCCATTTTTGTTTCTATTTTAGGAGGAAATATTCGCCCAGACTCTTCTCCTTATGCCAACGACGGCATAGCTTCAATTGCCAGACTAGAAACTGGTAGTACCGTTAAACTTTTAACCATTAAAAAGAATAAACATGTAAAAGAGGCTAACTTCTTTACCCAGCTTTTCTTTGGTGGACAAGAACCAACTCATAGCGCTATTCCAATTGTTGATTATCGTTTTAAAAATGATGAAATTATTGTTTCTTTATTTTCATCAAATAGTAGTACCAGTCATACAGAACGCTATCATATAGCTGATGTATATTATGCTATTGATAAACAGCAGTCGCCTACTTTTACATCTGCAAACACTATTCAGTACACCACCATTGATCAAGAGCTAAGATCAATTGCAGTTGAAGAGTTACAAAATAAAATAGCAACGGAGAACATCATCGACAAAACGTTTTGGTTAGGAACAGATGTACAAGGGAGAGATTTATTAAGTCGTACAATGGCAGGAACGATTGTATCACTTTCTGTAGGGCTTATTTCTGTGATTATTTCCCTTATAATTGGAGTTGTACTTGGAGCACTAGCAGGTTACTATAGAGGGTGGATTGATGATTTTATCATGTGGTTGATTAACATTGTATGGTCAATTCCCACGCTATTATTAATCATTTCTGTTACACTTTTACTAGGGAAAGGTTTTACAACAGTTTTTTTTGCTGTAGGACTTACCATGTGGGTTGAATTGGCTAGAGTTGTAAGAGGTCAAATATTAAGTATCCGAGAGAAAGAATATATCGAAGCAGGAAAAGCTCTGGGTTTTTCTAACTATAGAATTATAACGCGTCATATTTTCCCCAATATTATTGGTTCGATTATTGTGATTTCAGCATCCAACTTTGCGGCTGCAATTCTAATAGAAGCTGGTTTAAGTTTTTTAGGCATAGGGGCTCAAATTCCTATGGTATCTTGGGGAACAATGATAGAGCAACATAAGAGTTTTATAACACATCCAGATATGGCCTATTTAGCCTTAATACCTGGAATAAGCATTATTTGCCTTGTTTTTGCTTTTATGCTTTTAGGTAATGGGCTAAGAGATAGTTTTGATACGCGCGTAGATTAA
- a CDS encoding T9SS type A sorting domain-containing protein, whose amino-acid sequence MRKNLLSILALGLGLQSFAQIVYTDITDVTLTPTTGRETLDIDLNNDGTNDFTIFALDTTIVEQGNNIPAVGCGIDIHGNNEVDASSQSVATGNIMAVTAYSNGLAINSSGAFMSGSGGGFLFPGGVLGMSATIPLVGQTNGGNFINTTDQYIAVKFEIGVSMPTTHYGWIRIDMADNAANMTVKDFAYETTAGAAINAGATGGVSINEKELANAEVFYGNSELNVNGIYGTYNVTVVDLLGKSIVNTTATNNAIITLDNVNNGIYLVKITKGNAVVTKKVYIK is encoded by the coding sequence ATGAGAAAAAATTTACTTTCTATTTTAGCTTTAGGATTGGGACTTCAATCTTTTGCTCAAATTGTTTACACAGATATTACTGATGTAACATTAACCCCTACTACTGGGCGTGAAACTTTGGACATCGATTTAAACAATGATGGAACAAATGATTTTACCATTTTTGCTTTAGATACCACTATTGTTGAACAAGGGAATAATATTCCTGCTGTTGGATGTGGAATAGATATTCACGGGAACAATGAAGTTGATGCCAGCAGTCAGTCGGTTGCAACTGGAAACATTATGGCAGTTACAGCTTACTCTAATGGACTAGCAATTAACAGTTCTGGTGCTTTCATGAGTGGAAGTGGAGGAGGATTCCTTTTCCCAGGTGGAGTATTAGGAATGAGTGCAACTATTCCTTTAGTTGGACAAACTAACGGAGGAAACTTTATTAATACTACCGATCAGTATATCGCTGTTAAATTTGAAATCGGGGTTTCTATGCCAACAACACACTACGGTTGGATTAGAATAGACATGGCTGATAATGCTGCAAATATGACGGTAAAAGATTTCGCTTATGAAACTACAGCTGGAGCAGCAATTAATGCTGGTGCAACAGGTGGTGTTTCTATCAACGAAAAAGAGTTGGCTAATGCTGAAGTATTTTATGGAAACAGCGAATTAAACGTTAATGGTATTTACGGTACTTACAATGTTACTGTTGTAGATTTATTAGGAAAATCTATCGTTAATACAACTGCAACAAACAATGCTATCATTACTTTAGATAATGTGAATAACGGAATTTACTTAGTTAAAATAACTAAAGGAAATGCTGTAGTAACGAAGAAAGTATACATTAAGTAA
- a CDS encoding ATP-binding protein: MLTFTPNLRFRIYMSMLALIFISLLVIGGTTIYFFNNQNEEYHVGRLERKENTILASLHYFLEDFHVDKNTDVVSREFEKEIKFLADVNNVTLNIFNTKGEILMSSDYNYDDPNFFEKRINPLIFKEIEKTKTRKVFEEGKHKISAYSYIFDENQNQIAIVNIPYNTENMPVKDDLEQFLNTLFKIYIFLFIGASLIAFFLSNYITKSMHTITEKMRAVSINKKNIPLEWNAKDEIGMLVDEYNNMIEELEKSAQKLAKNERELAWREMAKQVAHEIKNPLTPMKLSVQHIERALKPEDPNYQEKLHRFSQKMIQQIDTLTSIANEFSNFAKMPKANIEETDLLAILKSTIALFEVNNRLEIQFNSSLSSAIIDGDQKQLTRVFNNLIKNAIQAIPDEKQGLIIVNLFKKEQFFSIEIQDNGSGISEELIDKIFVPNFTTKSTGTGLGLAMVKQIIETHHGSIEFKTKIGEGTTFFVELPFK, translated from the coding sequence ATGTTAACATTTACACCCAATTTAAGATTTAGAATATACATGTCTATGTTGGCATTAATCTTTATTTCGTTGCTTGTAATTGGTGGAACTACAATTTATTTCTTTAACAATCAAAATGAAGAATATCATGTAGGCCGATTAGAGCGAAAAGAGAATACTATTTTAGCCTCTTTACATTATTTCTTGGAAGATTTTCATGTCGATAAAAACACAGATGTTGTTAGCCGAGAGTTTGAAAAAGAGATTAAATTTCTTGCTGATGTCAATAATGTTACGCTAAACATTTTCAATACAAAAGGAGAAATTTTGATGTCAAGTGACTATAACTATGATGACCCTAATTTCTTTGAAAAGCGCATTAATCCTTTAATTTTTAAAGAAATTGAAAAAACAAAAACACGAAAAGTTTTTGAAGAAGGTAAACATAAAATATCTGCCTATTCCTATATTTTTGATGAAAATCAGAATCAAATTGCAATCGTAAATATTCCCTATAACACCGAAAATATGCCTGTAAAGGATGATTTGGAACAATTCTTAAATACACTTTTTAAAATTTATATTTTCTTATTTATTGGGGCAAGTCTTATTGCATTCTTTTTATCCAACTACATTACCAAGTCAATGCATACCATTACAGAAAAAATGCGCGCGGTTAGTATTAACAAAAAGAATATACCATTAGAATGGAATGCTAAAGATGAAATTGGAATGTTGGTGGATGAGTACAACAACATGATTGAAGAACTGGAAAAAAGTGCTCAAAAATTGGCCAAAAACGAACGAGAATTGGCTTGGCGAGAGATGGCTAAACAAGTAGCGCACGAAATAAAAAATCCACTTACACCAATGAAATTAAGCGTTCAACATATTGAACGAGCTTTAAAGCCAGAAGACCCTAACTACCAAGAGAAACTTCATCGCTTTTCACAGAAAATGATTCAACAAATAGATACATTAACTTCTATTGCTAATGAGTTTTCTAACTTTGCTAAAATGCCTAAAGCCAATATTGAAGAAACAGATTTATTGGCTATACTTAAAAGTACAATAGCCCTTTTTGAAGTAAACAACCGATTAGAAATACAGTTTAATTCTTCACTTTCTTCGGCCATAATTGATGGTGATCAAAAACAATTGACACGTGTTTTTAATAATTTGATTAAAAATGCAATTCAAGCAATTCCCGATGAAAAACAAGGGCTTATTATTGTTAACCTATTCAAAAAAGAGCAATTTTTCAGCATAGAAATTCAAGATAATGGGAGTGGTATTTCAGAAGAACTGATTGATAAAATTTTTGTTCCCAACTTTACCACAAAATCAACAGGTACAGGACTTGGTTTAGCTATGGTTAAACAAATTATAGAAACTCACCACGGAAGCATTGAGTTTAAAACTAAAATTGGAGAGGGGACCACTTTCTTTGTGGAATTACCTTTTAAATAA
- a CDS encoding glycosyltransferase, whose protein sequence is MPKKVVVSVTNDLSFDQRVNKMCTTLSQMGFEVELIGRLLPDSQPLKRDYKTKRMRLFFKKGALFYAFFNLRLFIVLLFKKVDIYHANDLDTLLANYLAAKIRGKKLVYDSHEYFLGVPEIQGRAAKKVWAAIERFIFPKLEIIFTVNQSIADLYEKDYGKKLKIVRNLPLQQTIEKVKTRLDLKMPNDKRIIILQGAGINVDRGAEELLEAVALSDDYVLYIVGTGDVIEDLKRRARQADLQNKVVFVGRVPYPEMMQYTLNADVGVTLDKDTNINYRFSLPNKIFDYMKAGIPIVASNLKEVANIIHTYNVGVVIKDHTPHTILEGLNAALQDQEQVKVFARNGLKGVEELNWENEVQPVKEIYTTFID, encoded by the coding sequence ATGCCTAAAAAAGTAGTCGTTTCAGTTACCAATGATTTATCGTTTGATCAACGGGTAAACAAGATGTGTACAACGTTGTCTCAGATGGGGTTCGAAGTTGAATTGATTGGACGTTTATTACCGGATAGCCAGCCGTTAAAACGTGACTACAAGACGAAAAGAATGCGTTTGTTTTTTAAGAAGGGAGCATTGTTTTATGCTTTTTTTAATTTACGCCTGTTTATCGTGTTACTGTTTAAGAAAGTTGACATCTATCATGCGAATGATTTGGATACTCTGTTGGCGAATTATTTGGCGGCTAAAATAAGAGGAAAAAAACTGGTTTACGACAGCCATGAGTATTTTTTAGGAGTTCCTGAGATTCAAGGAAGAGCAGCAAAAAAAGTATGGGCCGCTATAGAACGTTTTATTTTTCCAAAGCTAGAAATCATTTTCACAGTCAACCAATCTATCGCAGATTTGTATGAAAAAGATTATGGTAAAAAATTAAAAATTGTTAGGAATCTACCACTTCAACAAACAATAGAGAAAGTTAAAACCAGGTTAGACTTAAAGATGCCTAACGACAAAAGAATAATCATTCTTCAAGGAGCTGGAATAAATGTAGATCGAGGTGCTGAAGAGCTATTGGAGGCAGTGGCACTTTCTGATGATTATGTATTGTATATTGTAGGAACAGGAGACGTTATTGAGGACTTAAAACGAAGAGCTCGTCAAGCTGATTTGCAAAATAAGGTAGTTTTTGTTGGTAGAGTTCCCTACCCTGAAATGATGCAATATACGTTGAATGCTGATGTTGGAGTTACCTTAGATAAAGATACGAATATCAATTATCGTTTTAGTTTGCCCAACAAGATTTTTGATTATATGAAAGCTGGTATTCCAATTGTTGCAAGTAATTTAAAAGAAGTAGCCAACATTATTCATACTTATAACGTTGGAGTGGTCATTAAAGACCATACCCCGCATACAATTTTGGAAGGTTTAAATGCTGCCTTGCAAGATCAAGAGCAGGTAAAAGTTTTCGCTAGAAACGGATTAAAAGGAGTAGAGGAGTTAAATTGGGAGAATGAAGTTCAGCCTGTAAAAGAAATTTATACTACTTTTATTGATTAA
- a CDS encoding DUF1573 domain-containing protein encodes MKILIFIGIILPSFVAFAQQGTIVFDRVLHDFELIEEERGVVITEFRFTNTSKEKFRVVETKSSCACATMGVSKEEIAKGDTISLMVAYDPTGLPGKFNKSIEVSLKSNKGREIKRYLSIKGVTVSLAAKSMLAQKDTIQKEKNVAYYYKQKEVDKKINTKSDDYHLFIQRATKVALMHKHVKVLITIYHPEADYAFEKILRASYEAIQKDLLDQGIPEQSIIFLDPIVELSSQDKYIQLSIISEDGYSTPDLNENVLAEFLVNVDGEERKLPINSAQQMALPIYFQYFRGGLRDIDTTNQAFQVFLDELINQIKGKEEWVELKVISSASKWVYASDKFDNDYIANLRGKNALKTLRKVLKEQGLEEDKMEANIDVKVIGPEMNKRNYVPFFYRQFQYLKIIPVYKVKAKENNGTNGYRYTYRQNAEALNPRTKQFYAFVDQLAYFITTEGAVQIRLEGAASSVGKSSLSTKEKLAYTRVEDLKDNLERELYKRGINPQRMMITEELHHVREPVQGESSIDSFKKTQYVKAIIVR; translated from the coding sequence ATGAAAATTTTAATTTTTATAGGGATAATCCTGCCGTCTTTTGTTGCTTTTGCCCAACAAGGAACCATTGTGTTTGATCGTGTATTGCATGATTTTGAATTGATAGAGGAAGAACGAGGGGTGGTAATCACAGAGTTTCGGTTTACCAATACCTCAAAAGAAAAATTTAGGGTTGTTGAAACCAAAAGCTCTTGCGCATGCGCTACAATGGGAGTTTCAAAAGAAGAGATTGCAAAAGGGGATACCATATCTTTAATGGTAGCTTATGATCCAACAGGTTTGCCTGGAAAGTTCAACAAGTCAATTGAGGTGTCGCTTAAAAGTAATAAAGGGCGAGAAATTAAACGTTATTTAAGCATTAAAGGGGTAACCGTATCCTTAGCTGCAAAATCGATGTTAGCCCAGAAAGATACCATTCAAAAAGAAAAAAACGTAGCCTATTACTACAAGCAAAAAGAAGTAGATAAAAAGATCAATACGAAGTCAGATGATTATCATTTATTTATTCAAAGAGCAACAAAAGTGGCCTTAATGCATAAGCATGTAAAGGTACTCATCACGATTTACCATCCAGAGGCAGATTATGCTTTTGAGAAAATATTGAGGGCCAGTTATGAGGCCATTCAAAAAGATTTACTCGACCAAGGAATACCAGAACAAAGTATCATTTTTTTAGACCCAATAGTTGAATTATCCTCGCAAGATAAATACATACAGCTTTCTATCATTAGCGAGGATGGGTACTCTACACCAGACTTAAATGAAAATGTTTTGGCTGAGTTTTTGGTTAATGTGGATGGAGAAGAGAGAAAGCTGCCAATTAACAGTGCCCAGCAAATGGCTTTGCCAATATACTTTCAATATTTTAGAGGTGGCCTTCGAGATATAGATACCACGAATCAAGCATTTCAAGTTTTTTTAGATGAATTGATTAATCAAATTAAAGGTAAAGAGGAGTGGGTTGAACTTAAAGTCATCAGTTCTGCATCTAAATGGGTATATGCATCAGATAAATTTGATAACGACTATATTGCCAATTTAAGAGGCAAAAACGCGTTAAAAACATTACGAAAAGTATTAAAAGAACAAGGTTTAGAGGAGGATAAAATGGAAGCAAACATTGATGTCAAAGTGATTGGTCCAGAGATGAATAAACGTAATTATGTGCCTTTCTTTTACCGCCAATTTCAATACCTGAAAATTATTCCTGTGTATAAAGTGAAAGCCAAAGAAAATAATGGAACAAATGGATATAGGTATACTTATAGACAAAATGCAGAAGCGCTAAATCCAAGAACCAAACAGTTTTATGCATTTGTTGATCAATTGGCTTATTTTATAACGACAGAAGGAGCGGTTCAAATTCGATTAGAGGGAGCAGCAAGTAGTGTAGGAAAGTCTTCATTAAGTACAAAGGAAAAATTAGCATATACTAGAGTTGAAGATTTAAAAGATAATTTGGAACGAGAATTGTACAAACGTGGTATCAATCCACAGCGAATGATGATTACAGAAGAACTACATCATGTAAGAGAACCTGTTCAAGGTGAAAGTTCTATTGATAGTTTTAAAAAGACACAATATGTTAAAGCGATTATTGTGCGATAA
- a CDS encoding VWA domain-containing protein yields the protein MKQLLILLICLFFSAQLLGQIAFLKQPYDYGLINSSNQYVDVPIKNTSPKKVYIFRADVDKRFQIHYSSKTILPDSVIYVRIQFTPTKKGAFSEKIPIHFSCYEEPQSIKITGFTEEIPSSSIACPSFSQENRNDALSFNFQVKVIDKQTKEPLENAKVMMIKDGLIAHELTTNKNGSKTKKVDLGLYYFVASKQGYHPVEFPKYINRKNNFVLFELEKNKEEIVLNTTPPSVPEEVLEEETHLDDEEIILEIPNETTVNNEIDTVIVNQPEVTSPPAEEKYPEFPLSVYKPNNIVFLVDISSSMKYTGKLDLLKASMIEMTHLLRDVDNITIVTYASQTNVAMETTSADNKDSIINTIQQLQAKGLTAGGKGLKLAYSKACEAYIANGNNEIIMATDGDFNSGSENVYKLAKKYKLKGVKVSVVGIKNKDSHKANMKKLANSGGGNYLKIDSFEDAQKRLVEEVKVSSKL from the coding sequence TTGAAACAACTTCTAATATTACTAATCTGCCTTTTTTTTTCAGCTCAGTTACTGGGACAAATTGCTTTTTTAAAACAACCTTATGATTATGGTTTAATCAATAGCTCTAATCAATATGTTGATGTGCCCATTAAAAATACTAGCCCTAAAAAGGTCTATATTTTCCGTGCAGATGTAGATAAACGTTTTCAAATTCATTACAGCAGTAAAACCATACTACCAGATAGTGTTATTTACGTAAGGATTCAGTTTACCCCCACTAAGAAAGGAGCTTTTTCGGAAAAGATTCCCATTCATTTTAGTTGCTATGAAGAACCTCAATCGATTAAAATAACTGGATTTACTGAAGAAATCCCGTCATCTTCAATTGCATGCCCAAGTTTTTCTCAAGAAAACAGAAATGATGCTTTGAGTTTTAATTTCCAAGTAAAAGTGATTGATAAACAGACAAAAGAGCCCCTAGAAAATGCTAAAGTCATGATGATAAAAGATGGTTTAATTGCTCACGAATTAACCACCAATAAAAATGGGTCTAAAACTAAAAAAGTAGATTTAGGTTTATACTATTTTGTTGCTTCAAAGCAAGGCTATCATCCGGTTGAATTTCCAAAATACATCAATCGAAAAAACAACTTTGTCTTGTTTGAACTGGAAAAAAATAAAGAAGAAATTGTGCTCAATACAACGCCACCATCAGTACCTGAAGAGGTTCTTGAAGAAGAAACACACCTAGATGATGAAGAAATTATTTTGGAAATCCCTAATGAAACAACAGTAAATAATGAGATAGATACAGTAATTGTTAATCAACCAGAGGTGACCTCTCCACCTGCTGAAGAAAAATATCCTGAATTTCCATTGTCTGTATATAAACCCAACAACATTGTTTTCTTAGTTGACATTTCTTCTTCAATGAAATATACTGGGAAACTTGATTTACTAAAGGCTTCTATGATTGAAATGACCCATCTACTAAGAGATGTTGATAACATCACCATTGTAACCTATGCCAGCCAAACAAATGTTGCAATGGAAACCACAAGCGCAGATAATAAGGACTCTATCATCAATACCATTCAACAACTACAAGCAAAAGGATTGACTGCTGGAGGAAAAGGGTTAAAACTTGCGTATTCGAAAGCTTGCGAAGCCTATATTGCTAATGGAAACAATGAAATAATTATGGCTACAGATGGTGATTTTAATAGCGGTAGTGAGAATGTTTATAAACTCGCTAAAAAGTATAAGCTAAAAGGTGTTAAAGTCTCTGTTGTAGGTATTAAAAATAAAGATTCTCATAAAGCAAACATGAAGAAATTAGCTAATAGCGGAGGTGGTAATTACCTTAAAATAGATTCTTTTGAAGATGCTCAAAAGCGCTTGGTAGAAGAAGTAAAAGTTAGTTCAAAACTTTAA
- a CDS encoding RNA-binding S4 domain-containing protein has translation MTTFELIDQEYIELNKLLKIENLVETGGEAKFLIKNGEAIVNDEVETQVRKKLRKGDVVQFFDEIIEII, from the coding sequence ATGACCACTTTTGAATTAATAGACCAAGAATACATTGAGTTGAATAAGTTATTGAAAATAGAAAACTTAGTTGAAACAGGTGGTGAAGCTAAATTTCTTATCAAAAACGGCGAAGCTATTGTAAACGATGAAGTCGAGACTCAGGTTCGTAAAAAATTACGAAAAGGAGATGTTGTTCAATTCTTTGATGAAATTATTGAGATTATTTAA